The following proteins are encoded in a genomic region of Nicotiana sylvestris chromosome 4, ASM39365v2, whole genome shotgun sequence:
- the LOC104249454 gene encoding alcohol acyltransferase 9 encodes MLGSIELPDCVYSKEPIFITPISPTPNHSLYLSNLDDQKFLRFSIKYLYLFTKSINLDKLKSSLSRVLVDYYPLAGRVRKCPENDHKLQVYCNGEGAIFAEAFLDLTADELLVVSNKPDKSWRKLLYKVEATNFLDIPPLVVQVTNLRCGGMILCTAINHCLCDGIGTAQFLHAWAHFTKDPTGNLPITPFHSRHVLKPRDPPQITSIHPTFTKIPLDRQNSQFSLNLFQYLQSQPITPASITFSQSQILHLKRQCSPSVKSTSFEVLASHTWRCWVKSLNLPSSINVKLLFSVNIRKAVKPELPEGYYGNGFVLGCAEAPVKQVVNGNLQDTVKLVQNAKSELTSGSIKSVVDLLEDKTVKTDLSASFVISQWSRLSLEEVDFGEGKPIQMGPLTSDIYCLFLPSVGEFDAVRVLVSMPEGVVKKFEYYMTELWDVSDVNGDVIKGHLHLKNPKMISA; translated from the exons ATGTTAGGCTCAATAGAACTCCCAGATTGTGTTTATTCAAAAGAACCTATTTTCATAACTCCCATTAGCCCAACACCAAATCACTCCCTTTATTTATCAAATCTTGATGATCAAAAGTTCCTTAGATTTTCCATCAAATATCTTTATCTTTTTACTAAGTCCATAAATTTGGACAAGCTTAAATCTTCTCTTTCAAGAGTATTGGTGGATTATTATCCTTTAGCAGGGAGAGTAAGAAAATGCCCAGAAAATGATCACAAACTTCAAGTGTATTGTAATGGAGAAGGTGCTATATTTGCTGAAGCATTCTTGGATTTAACAGCTGATGAACTTCTTGTTGTTTCTAATAAGCCTGATAAATCTTGGAGGAAATTATTGTATAAGGTTGAAGCTACCAATTTCTTGGATATTCCCCCTCTAGTTGTGCAG GTAACAAATCTCCGTTGCGGGGGTATGATCCTCTGCACCGCCATCAACCATTGTCTATGCGACGGCATTGGCACTGCTCAATTCTTACATGCCTGGGCCCACTTTACTAAGGACCCCACCGGTAATTTACCAATCACCCCGTTCCATTCACGCCACGTGTTAAAACCCCGTGATCCTCCACAAATTACCTCCATACATCCAACATTCACGAAAATACCCCTTGATAGACAAAATTCCCAATTTAGCCTCAATCTTTTCCAATATTTACAATCCCAACCAATCACCCCTGCATCCATAACATTTTCACAGTCCCAAATTCTTCACCTGAAAAGACAATGTTCACCCTCGGTAAAATCCACCAGCTTTGAGGTTCTAGCTTCTCACACGTGGCGTTGTTGGGTTAAATCCTTAAATTTACCATCCTCCATTAACGTGAAGCTCCTATTTTCTGTGAATATTAGGAAGGCAGTAAAACCAGAATTACCAGAAGGGTATTATGGGAATGGATTTGTGCTTGGTTGCGCTGAAGCACCAGTTAAGCAAGTGGTAAATGGTAACTTACAAGACACGGTAAAATTGGTACAAAATGCTAAATCTGAATTAACCAGCGGCTCAATAAAATCAGTAGTCGACTTGTTAGAAGATAAAACAGTAAAAACTGATTTATCTGCGAGCTTCGTTATTTCACAGTGGTCAAGATTGAGTTTGGAGGAAGTAGATTTTGGTGAAGGGAAGCCAATTCAAATGGGTCCTTTAACCAGTGATATTTACTGTTTATTTTTACCGTCAGTGGGTGAATTTGATGCAGTTCGAGTATTGGTTTCTATGCCAGAAGGAGTTGTGAAGAAATTTGAATATTACATGACTGAACTTTGGGACGTAAGTGATGTTAATGGAGATGTAATTAAAGGGCATCTTCATTTGAAAAATCCCAAAATGATTTCTGCATGA